A portion of the Lysinibacillus timonensis genome contains these proteins:
- a CDS encoding amino acid ABC transporter ATP-binding protein: MINVENLHKSFGNNEILKGISTQVENQEVVVVIGPSGSGKSTFLRCLNGLESVTSGKIEIAGMELTNPKTNIHQLRQHVGMCFQQFNLFKHLTIMENITIGPIQVLKQSKQESEQVARELLKKVGLEDKEDNYPDQLSGGQQQRVAIARALAMKPKVMLFDEPTSALDPEMVGEVLKVMTDLAHEGMTMVIVTHEMGFAREVGHRVIFMDGGYLVEEGTPSEIFTNPKEERTKSFLSKVL; encoded by the coding sequence TTGATAAACGTTGAAAACCTTCACAAATCATTTGGAAACAATGAAATTTTAAAAGGCATTAGTACACAAGTAGAAAATCAAGAAGTAGTCGTTGTAATTGGGCCTTCTGGTAGTGGTAAAAGTACTTTCTTGCGTTGCCTAAATGGACTAGAGTCAGTAACGAGTGGAAAGATTGAAATCGCAGGTATGGAGTTAACGAACCCAAAAACGAATATTCATCAACTACGACAACATGTCGGGATGTGTTTCCAGCAATTTAATTTGTTTAAACATTTAACGATCATGGAGAACATTACAATTGGTCCTATTCAAGTATTAAAGCAAAGTAAGCAGGAAAGTGAACAAGTAGCGAGAGAATTACTGAAAAAAGTTGGACTGGAAGATAAAGAAGATAATTATCCTGATCAGCTTTCAGGAGGACAGCAGCAACGTGTTGCCATTGCTCGTGCCTTAGCGATGAAGCCGAAAGTAATGTTATTTGATGAACCAACATCAGCCCTTGATCCAGAAATGGTCGGTGAAGTACTGAAAGTAATGACTGATCTTGCTCATGAAGGAATGACTATGGTTATCGTAACTCATGAAATGGGCTTCGCACGTGAAGTAGGCCATCGTGTCATATTTATGGATGGAGGCTACTTAGTAGAGGAAGGAACACCATCTGAAATTTTTACCAATCCAAAAGAAGAACGAACAAAAAGCTTCTTATCAAAGGTGTTGTAA
- a CDS encoding amino acid ABC transporter permease, translating into MNFEVIWENLPMLMEGLKLTIYYSIAAIILAVIFGLIAALMKLSKSKVLRGLASVYIEVFRSTPLLVQLFFIVFGLTGLLPLNEWFGQKAYPIIAATLTLALHEGAYISEIIRAGILGVDRGQKEAAASIGMTDFQTMRFIVLPQAFKRMIPPLVNQSAQTIKDTSLLAPIGIIDLVFRGQIIISNTFEPFSIWLIIGVIYFIIIFVVSQFAGYLERRLQVDKR; encoded by the coding sequence ATGAATTTTGAAGTGATTTGGGAAAACCTTCCGATGCTGATGGAAGGTCTTAAGTTAACCATCTATTATTCCATTGCAGCAATCATCCTTGCCGTCATTTTTGGATTAATTGCAGCTTTAATGAAACTGTCAAAATCAAAAGTTTTACGAGGATTGGCATCGGTTTATATTGAAGTTTTCCGTTCTACCCCTTTACTCGTACAGTTATTCTTTATTGTTTTTGGTTTAACTGGACTTTTACCATTAAACGAATGGTTTGGACAAAAAGCATATCCGATTATTGCAGCTACTTTAACACTTGCGTTACACGAAGGTGCCTATATTTCTGAGATTATCCGTGCAGGAATTCTTGGAGTTGACCGTGGTCAAAAAGAAGCAGCAGCAAGTATTGGAATGACGGATTTTCAAACAATGCGTTTTATTGTATTGCCACAAGCATTTAAACGTATGATTCCACCTCTAGTTAACCAGTCAGCCCAAACAATTAAAGATACATCTTTACTCGCTCCAATTGGGATTATTGACTTAGTATTTAGAGGACAAATCATTATTTCGAATACTTTTGAACCATTTTCTATATGGCTCATCATAGGGGTTATTTATTTTATTATTATTTTCGTAGTTTCACAATTCGCTGGCTATCTAGAGAGGAGGCTACAAGTTGATAAACGTTGA
- a CDS encoding transporter substrate-binding domain-containing protein — protein MKKSYLFKFLLVIGCVLFLAACGTSGNSTESTDNAENTENTGGSADSTSGEAEKLVVRVGTSPTYPPFESEVDGELTGFDIALIEKIAEVEGFDVEFSVLQFDGLIPALKAGQIDVVVGALSITSTRMESVNFSNAYYESGLSILANPDSGINSFEDLNGKLIGIQKGTSSYNYMVENGIDDSNIKQYADIATAYIALENGGVDAILYDHPSNINYIQSQETDAQIVGDILAGEHYGIAISKEKEDILQKVNDGLAKLQENGEYDKLFDEYLSGEKNGFIDGVVKPEDVVIDR, from the coding sequence ATGAAGAAATCTTATTTATTTAAGTTTTTACTAGTCATTGGATGTGTATTGTTTTTAGCGGCTTGTGGTACTAGTGGGAATTCCACAGAAAGCACAGATAACGCAGAAAACACAGAAAACACAGGAGGCTCAGCAGATTCAACATCCGGTGAAGCAGAAAAATTAGTTGTGCGTGTAGGTACGAGTCCAACTTATCCACCATTCGAATCAGAGGTTGATGGTGAATTGACAGGTTTTGATATTGCTTTAATTGAGAAAATTGCTGAAGTGGAAGGTTTTGATGTTGAATTTTCAGTACTACAATTTGATGGACTAATTCCAGCGTTAAAAGCAGGACAAATTGATGTAGTAGTTGGAGCACTTTCAATTACTAGCACACGTATGGAAAGTGTAAACTTCTCAAACGCATATTATGAATCAGGGCTTTCTATTCTAGCAAATCCTGACTCAGGTATTAATAGTTTTGAAGATTTAAATGGCAAATTAATTGGTATCCAAAAAGGAACATCTTCTTATAATTATATGGTAGAAAACGGTATCGATGATTCAAACATTAAACAATATGCTGATATTGCTACAGCATATATTGCACTTGAAAACGGTGGTGTTGATGCGATTTTATATGATCACCCATCAAACATTAACTATATCCAATCTCAAGAAACAGACGCTCAAATTGTTGGTGATATTTTAGCTGGTGAACATTATGGTATTGCAATCAGTAAAGAAAAAGAAGATATTCTTCAAAAAGTGAATGATGGATTAGCTAAGCTTCAAGAAAACGGCGAATACGATAAATTATTTGACGAGTATTTAAGTGGCGAAAAGAATGGTTTCATCGACGGTGTAGTAAAACCTGAAGATGTAGTCATTGACCGTTAA
- a CDS encoding HEAT repeat domain-containing protein, producing the protein MKQFETALPEEYETLKKQANYTSSWRERLAAVEKLSAYQHEKVMDVLQNRMENDTVYKVRVAAYEALRAFGEDVEKPTPARFDIIKGTDKIFLRVKKSLPKDHTVEDFAEKLKRMRLDVYDAYEGDKGAQFMSWLEERWAKL; encoded by the coding sequence TTGAAACAGTTTGAAACAGCATTACCTGAAGAGTACGAAACATTAAAAAAACAAGCCAATTATACGTCTAGCTGGCGAGAACGTTTAGCTGCAGTCGAAAAGTTATCGGCTTATCAACATGAAAAAGTGATGGATGTATTACAAAATCGTATGGAAAATGATACGGTATACAAGGTTCGAGTGGCAGCCTATGAAGCACTTAGAGCGTTTGGCGAAGATGTTGAGAAGCCAACACCTGCGCGGTTTGATATTATCAAAGGGACAGACAAAATTTTTCTTCGCGTGAAAAAGAGCTTACCCAAAGATCATACAGTGGAAGATTTTGCGGAGAAGCTGAAACGTATGCGTTTAGACGTTTATGATGCCTACGAAGGTGATAAGGGTGCACAATTTATGAGCTGGCTAGAGGAACGCTGGGCAAAACTATAA
- a CDS encoding sirohydrochlorin chelatase, which produces MKAILYICHGSRVKVSQVEAVNFVEKCKTLRNEPIQEYCFLELAEPTISQAIERCIELGATSIQAIPVLLLTAAHAKHDIPLELDNALSKYPSIELKYGKPIGVHPQLINLLHERILQTMQQIDYNTKILMIGRGSSDLDVKRDLSIIAQRLEGKLNHPVDICFLTGCEPYFHDVIANINTSIVERVLIVPYFLFTGILLNGINRTVNEFSEKLNCRFYICDYLGHSPHVLQALNDRINELIVK; this is translated from the coding sequence ATGAAGGCAATTTTGTATATCTGTCATGGTAGCCGTGTCAAAGTGAGTCAGGTAGAAGCAGTCAACTTTGTAGAAAAATGCAAAACGTTAAGAAACGAACCAATTCAAGAATATTGTTTTTTAGAGTTAGCCGAACCAACGATTTCACAAGCAATCGAACGATGTATTGAATTAGGAGCAACAAGCATACAAGCAATTCCGGTATTATTATTAACAGCAGCACATGCCAAACATGATATACCACTCGAATTAGATAATGCTTTAAGCAAGTACCCTTCTATTGAATTGAAATACGGTAAACCGATTGGTGTCCATCCCCAATTAATCAACCTTCTTCATGAACGGATTTTACAGACAATGCAACAGATCGATTACAATACAAAAATTTTAATGATTGGAAGGGGCTCTTCCGACTTAGATGTGAAACGTGATTTATCGATAATTGCGCAGCGACTTGAGGGAAAACTAAATCATCCGGTTGATATCTGTTTTTTAACAGGATGTGAACCTTACTTTCATGACGTTATTGCAAACATTAATACCTCTATAGTAGAGCGTGTCTTAATAGTGCCGTATTTCTTATTTACAGGCATTCTTCTAAACGGAATCAATCGAACGGTCAATGAATTCTCTGAAAAATTGAATTGTCGGTTTTATATTTGCGATTATTTAGGTCATTCACCCCATGTCCTCCAAGCATTAAATGACCGAATTAATGAATTAATAGTGAAGTGA
- the cobA gene encoding uroporphyrinogen-III C-methyltransferase — translation MGIVYIVGAGPGDEELITVKGLKCIEKADVIFYDRLVNKDLLKNAKSDALLISCGKLPNCHTMQQNTINIELIKYAKQGKVVTRLKGGDPFVFGRGAEEAATCREAGVDFEIVPGITSGIAAPAYAGIPVTHRDFSSSFAIITGHRKEGEVDTVRWDSLAKGVDTLAIYMGMKNLKYITSQLITHGKNSDTPVALIYEGTTTNQRTITGTLGTIYEVAIQNQMKNPSMIIVGEVVTLREKVKWFDENDQYLVVGNL, via the coding sequence ATGGGAATTGTTTATATTGTTGGTGCTGGACCAGGTGATGAGGAGTTAATTACAGTAAAGGGATTAAAGTGTATCGAAAAGGCAGATGTAATATTTTACGATCGACTAGTGAATAAAGATTTACTTAAAAACGCTAAAAGTGATGCACTGCTAATTTCTTGCGGGAAGTTACCAAACTGTCATACGATGCAACAAAATACGATTAATATAGAACTGATCAAATATGCTAAACAAGGAAAAGTTGTCACAAGACTAAAAGGTGGAGACCCGTTTGTTTTTGGTAGAGGTGCAGAAGAAGCAGCTACTTGCAGAGAAGCTGGAGTAGACTTTGAAATCGTTCCAGGCATTACATCTGGAATTGCAGCGCCTGCATATGCGGGCATCCCTGTAACCCACCGAGATTTTAGTTCGTCTTTTGCTATAATTACAGGCCATAGAAAAGAGGGCGAAGTCGATACTGTTCGTTGGGATTCGCTAGCTAAAGGCGTCGATACACTTGCGATATACATGGGGATGAAAAACTTAAAATATATTACGAGTCAACTTATAACCCATGGGAAAAATAGCGATACACCTGTTGCTCTTATTTACGAAGGTACAACAACAAATCAACGGACGATTACTGGAACTTTAGGAACCATTTATGAGGTTGCAATTCAAAACCAAATGAAAAATCCAAGTATGATTATTGTCGGTGAAGTAGTCACATTACGTGAAAAGGTAAAATGGTTTGATGAAAATGACCAATATCTGGTTGTAGGTAATTTGTAA
- a CDS encoding formate/nitrite transporter family protein, producing MSHVKPKIVLENMIQAGTDKAKLSVKDMVIRGILSGALLGFGTTLAFTAELQTTLGIAGAILFPAAFVIIILLGLELVTGNFALIPLAVLEKKATWKEMLSNWFWVIVGHLIGGFIYALMFVIAITNFGTTTDHVIAQKIIHVAEAKTLAYQALGASGFIVVIVKAILCNWMVTLGAVMAMTSQSVIGKIVAMWLPILIFFAQGFEHAVVNMFVIPAGMLLGANVGVYEWWVWNQIPVLIGNIVGGFIFTGLAIYLTYQTVPKNNLELPTVQHPNKVSKMEGI from the coding sequence ATGTCACATGTTAAACCAAAAATAGTTCTTGAAAATATGATTCAAGCTGGGACAGATAAAGCGAAATTATCTGTAAAGGATATGGTAATACGAGGAATTTTATCTGGAGCGTTATTAGGCTTTGGTACAACCTTAGCCTTTACAGCCGAACTGCAAACAACATTGGGCATTGCTGGGGCCATTCTTTTCCCAGCTGCCTTTGTCATCATTATATTATTAGGCTTGGAATTAGTAACAGGAAATTTTGCTTTAATTCCACTAGCAGTTTTGGAGAAAAAAGCAACATGGAAAGAGATGCTTAGTAATTGGTTTTGGGTGATTGTCGGTCATTTAATAGGAGGATTTATTTACGCTCTAATGTTTGTCATTGCCATCACAAATTTCGGAACTACAACTGATCATGTGATCGCACAAAAAATTATTCATGTTGCTGAAGCAAAAACTCTTGCATATCAAGCACTTGGAGCATCAGGGTTTATCGTTGTCATTGTAAAAGCGATTCTCTGTAATTGGATGGTAACACTTGGGGCTGTTATGGCGATGACTTCACAATCAGTTATCGGGAAAATTGTTGCTATGTGGCTACCCATTTTAATTTTCTTTGCTCAAGGATTTGAGCATGCCGTTGTTAACATGTTTGTTATTCCAGCAGGTATGTTACTTGGTGCAAATGTCGGCGTATATGAATGGTGGGTATGGAACCAAATACCAGTACTCATTGGAAATATTGTTGGTGGATTTATATTTACTGGTTTGGCAATATATTTAACATATCAAACTGTGCCAAAAAACAACTTGGAACTGCCTACAGTACAACATCCAAATAAAGTAAGTAAAATGGAGGGCATCTAA
- the nirD gene encoding nitrite reductase small subunit NirD, with the protein MKQTVERVKVLKVDEVAKNYGKTVRIGDLEIALFRLTNGEFHAIENRCPHKGGVLVEGLVCGQHVFCPMHDWKIDVTTGKVQEPDHGCVNTFEVAVEGDDVYIVLP; encoded by the coding sequence ATGAAACAAACTGTAGAACGTGTAAAAGTGCTGAAAGTGGATGAGGTTGCAAAAAATTATGGTAAAACAGTTCGAATTGGTGACTTAGAGATTGCACTTTTCCGTCTGACGAATGGTGAATTTCATGCCATTGAAAATCGTTGCCCTCATAAAGGGGGAGTGTTAGTAGAAGGATTAGTTTGTGGTCAGCATGTGTTTTGTCCTATGCATGATTGGAAGATTGACGTAACAACTGGGAAAGTACAAGAGCCAGATCACGGATGCGTGAATACATTTGAAGTAGCGGTTGAAGGTGATGATGTTTATATTGTTCTACCATAA
- the nirB gene encoding nitrite reductase large subunit NirB: protein MNLKRLVLIGNGMAGVKTIEEILQNSKRMYEITIIGEEPYPNYNRILLSKVLQGDTTVEDITLNDWSWYEENNIQLITNEKVVQIDSEEKSIITNAGTVVQYDELIIATGSVPFILPIPGVDKEGVTTFRDIKDTDEMLRASKKFHRAAVIGGGLLGLEAARGLLNLGMDVTVVHLGTSLMDRQLDVTAAALLKQELENQGMRFLLEKNTTEILGDRRVERLRFSDGEELACDLVVIAVGIKPNVELAHTAGIRTNRGIIVNDYLQTNIPHIYAVGECAEHNGIAYGLVAPLFEQAKVLAKTLCDLDSAPYQGSVVSTQLKVSGVEVFSAGEFVEGEEKKALRVFDEQDGIYKKIVFNGKKIVGAVLFGDSREGNRLFSMIKKQQDISDTTKVSLLQPIGGESGGSIVASMEADEIICGCNGVSKGAIVQAIHEQGCQSIDSIKACTSASRSCGGCKSMISELLEITLGDQFVATAQKETLCSCTNLSHAEVVEEIRNKQLMHTREVMHVLGWKNLEGCSKCRPALNYYLGMINPVEYEDESESRYVNERLHANIQKDGSFGVVPRMYGGVTSSEQLRKIADVADKYNAKLLKVTGGQRIDIFGIEKEDLPKVWEELDMPSGYAYGKTLRTVKTCVGETFCRFGTQDSISLGIELEKRLERVGSPHKFKMAVSACPRNCAESGIKDFGIVGLDGGFEMYVGGNGGTHLRAADLLGKVKTAEEVVEYASAYFQYYRETGIYLERTSKWLERMGLENIKAVIENPQQRKELNERLDIAISVQEDPWKKINNNDKLKNELFGKVTVQQ, encoded by the coding sequence ATGAACTTAAAGCGACTAGTTTTAATAGGGAATGGAATGGCTGGCGTTAAAACGATTGAGGAAATACTTCAAAACTCGAAACGGATGTACGAAATTACGATTATTGGTGAAGAACCTTATCCAAATTACAATCGAATATTACTCTCTAAAGTATTACAAGGTGATACAACCGTTGAAGATATCACATTAAATGATTGGTCATGGTACGAAGAAAATAATATTCAATTAATTACAAATGAAAAAGTGGTACAAATCGATTCTGAAGAAAAAAGCATCATAACAAATGCTGGTACGGTTGTTCAATATGATGAACTCATCATTGCGACAGGGTCTGTTCCATTTATTCTTCCGATTCCCGGGGTAGATAAAGAGGGAGTAACGACATTTCGAGATATAAAAGATACAGACGAGATGCTTCGTGCATCAAAAAAATTCCATCGAGCAGCAGTAATTGGTGGAGGTCTATTAGGTCTTGAAGCCGCTCGTGGGTTATTGAACTTGGGTATGGATGTTACGGTTGTTCATTTAGGAACTAGCCTTATGGATCGTCAATTAGATGTAACAGCAGCAGCTTTATTAAAGCAAGAGTTAGAGAATCAAGGAATGCGTTTTTTACTTGAAAAGAATACAACGGAAATTTTAGGCGATAGAAGAGTGGAACGGCTAAGATTTTCTGATGGTGAGGAATTAGCGTGTGACTTAGTCGTAATAGCGGTTGGTATTAAACCGAATGTTGAACTAGCACACACAGCAGGCATTCGCACAAATCGCGGTATTATTGTGAATGACTATTTGCAAACAAATATCCCTCACATTTACGCAGTCGGTGAGTGTGCAGAGCATAATGGCATTGCGTATGGTTTAGTTGCACCACTATTTGAACAGGCAAAAGTGTTGGCAAAAACGCTATGTGATCTAGATTCAGCACCTTATCAAGGGTCTGTTGTGTCAACTCAATTAAAAGTATCGGGAGTTGAAGTATTCTCTGCGGGTGAATTTGTTGAAGGTGAAGAGAAAAAGGCTTTACGAGTTTTCGATGAGCAAGATGGCATTTATAAAAAAATTGTATTTAACGGCAAAAAAATCGTTGGGGCAGTGTTGTTTGGTGACAGTAGGGAAGGAAATCGACTCTTTTCAATGATTAAAAAACAACAAGATATTTCAGACACTACGAAGGTAAGCCTACTCCAACCAATTGGTGGAGAGTCAGGTGGAAGTATTGTTGCTTCAATGGAAGCAGATGAAATTATTTGTGGTTGTAATGGCGTTTCAAAAGGAGCCATTGTACAGGCGATTCATGAACAAGGCTGTCAATCAATCGATAGCATTAAAGCATGTACAAGTGCGTCTAGATCATGTGGTGGTTGCAAGTCGATGATTTCAGAGTTGCTTGAAATAACACTAGGAGATCAATTTGTGGCAACTGCTCAAAAAGAAACATTATGTAGCTGTACGAATTTATCCCACGCAGAAGTAGTAGAGGAGATTCGCAATAAACAATTAATGCATACTCGTGAAGTAATGCATGTTCTTGGTTGGAAAAACCTGGAGGGCTGTTCAAAATGTCGTCCAGCGTTGAACTATTATTTAGGGATGATTAACCCAGTCGAATATGAAGACGAGAGTGAATCCCGTTATGTGAATGAACGTTTGCATGCAAATATCCAAAAAGATGGTTCATTTGGTGTTGTCCCGCGTATGTATGGAGGTGTGACGAGTTCAGAACAACTACGAAAAATTGCCGATGTAGCAGATAAATATAATGCCAAACTCTTGAAAGTTACAGGTGGTCAACGAATCGATATTTTTGGTATTGAGAAAGAAGATTTACCGAAAGTTTGGGAAGAACTTGATATGCCTTCTGGTTATGCATATGGGAAAACACTTCGAACAGTAAAAACGTGTGTAGGGGAAACATTCTGTCGTTTCGGTACACAAGATTCTATCAGTCTAGGAATTGAATTAGAGAAACGCTTAGAACGTGTTGGTAGCCCGCACAAATTTAAAATGGCAGTATCTGCTTGTCCGAGAAATTGTGCAGAATCTGGCATTAAAGATTTCGGAATTGTTGGTTTAGATGGTGGATTTGAAATGTATGTTGGTGGCAATGGCGGAACACATCTTCGAGCTGCAGACTTACTTGGCAAGGTAAAAACGGCAGAGGAAGTCGTTGAATATGCATCAGCTTATTTCCAATATTATCGTGAAACAGGGATTTATTTAGAAAGAACATCTAAATGGTTAGAACGAATGGGCCTAGAAAATATTAAGGCAGTTATTGAAAACCCACAACAACGTAAAGAATTAAATGAACGCCTTGACATTGCGATATCGGTACAAGAAGATCCTTGGAAAAAGATCAATAACAATGACAAGTTGAAAAATGAATTGTTTGGCAAAGTGACAGTACAACAATAA
- a CDS encoding uroporphyrinogen-III synthase yields MGGLDHKCIALLGTRKIDEQVNITEQLGGTAVHRPSQGTVFFDSSMIGSKIQEIVNGHFDWMIFTTGIGIEKLIEVAIEMDYEKELLYSLNKTKIAIRGYKSANVLKKYGLTPMIRDDDGSISGLIRAFGEYNLKGQKVAVQLYGEPAVELLNWLKLQQADYQEIVPYQHIPPTQETLDQLLHEIVKSLVHAVSFTSVQQVHYVFEYAKKHDLETELLNAFEHHVIALPIGKVTGKALQERGVKRMLIPQDERIGSALMTLNKYFKEAVQKS; encoded by the coding sequence ATGGGCGGTTTAGATCATAAATGTATTGCTTTATTAGGAACGAGAAAAATCGATGAGCAAGTCAACATTACCGAACAACTGGGAGGGACAGCAGTTCATAGACCTTCACAAGGGACTGTTTTCTTTGACTCTAGTATGATCGGATCTAAAATTCAGGAAATTGTAAACGGTCATTTTGATTGGATGATCTTTACAACAGGAATAGGAATCGAAAAGCTAATTGAAGTGGCTATTGAAATGGATTATGAGAAGGAGCTCTTATATTCTCTTAACAAAACGAAGATTGCAATCCGTGGTTATAAAAGTGCAAATGTATTGAAGAAATACGGTTTAACACCAATGATTCGTGACGATGATGGTAGTATTTCCGGTTTAATCCGGGCATTTGGAGAATATAACTTAAAAGGTCAAAAGGTTGCTGTACAGCTATATGGCGAACCTGCTGTGGAGTTACTCAATTGGCTAAAACTACAACAAGCAGACTATCAAGAAATTGTTCCATATCAACATATTCCACCTACTCAAGAAACACTGGATCAATTATTACATGAAATCGTCAAAAGTCTTGTACACGCAGTAAGCTTTACAAGCGTCCAACAGGTTCATTATGTTTTTGAATATGCTAAAAAACACGACTTAGAAACAGAGTTACTAAATGCCTTTGAACATCATGTGATTGCACTCCCAATTGGGAAAGTTACTGGGAAGGCTCTACAAGAACGTGGAGTCAAACGTATGCTCATCCCTCAAGACGAACGAATTGGCAGCGCCCTTATGACGCTAAATAAGTATTTTAAGGAAGCTGTTCAGAAGTCTTAA
- a CDS encoding NAD(P)-dependent alcohol dehydrogenase: MITAKARAVDGPDKPFRAAEIKRRDLDLHDVLIEIKYAGICHSDIHTAHGEWGQVNYPLVPGHEIAGVVTAVGPNVTKYKVGDRVGVGCMVDSCGECENCRKGEEQYCLNGNIQTYAGVDKYGEPTQGGYSTHIVVQENFVLRIPDNIGFDVAAPLLCAGITTYSPLNHWNAGPGKKVAIIGLGGLGHMAVQIAHAMGAEVTVLSQSLKKKEDGLKLGADHYYATSDLETFEKLAGTFDLIINTVSAKINLDAYLGLLTLDGTLVNVGAPAEPLSLNVFNLIGHRRSFAGSMIGGIRETQEMLEFCAKHNIVPSIEVISADQIDEAYERVLASDVKYRFVIDTSTI, translated from the coding sequence ATGATAACTGCTAAAGCAAGAGCGGTTGACGGTCCAGACAAACCGTTTCGTGCAGCTGAAATCAAGCGACGTGATCTAGATTTACATGATGTATTAATTGAAATTAAATATGCAGGTATTTGTCACTCTGATATCCATACAGCACATGGAGAATGGGGTCAAGTGAACTATCCGCTCGTACCTGGGCATGAGATTGCAGGGGTTGTAACAGCTGTTGGACCTAATGTAACAAAATATAAAGTTGGGGACCGTGTAGGGGTAGGATGTATGGTTGACTCTTGCGGCGAGTGTGAAAACTGCCGTAAAGGAGAAGAGCAATACTGCCTAAATGGAAACATCCAAACTTACGCTGGTGTAGATAAATACGGCGAACCTACGCAAGGTGGCTATTCTACACATATCGTTGTACAAGAAAATTTCGTCCTTAGAATTCCTGATAATATAGGGTTTGACGTAGCAGCACCGTTACTTTGTGCTGGGATTACAACATATTCGCCATTAAACCATTGGAATGCTGGACCTGGTAAAAAAGTGGCCATCATTGGGTTAGGTGGTCTTGGACATATGGCTGTTCAAATCGCACATGCGATGGGTGCTGAAGTGACTGTTCTATCACAATCTTTGAAGAAAAAAGAAGATGGTTTAAAATTAGGAGCGGATCACTACTATGCGACAAGTGATCTTGAAACATTCGAAAAACTTGCAGGGACATTCGATTTAATTATTAATACAGTAAGTGCAAAAATTAACTTGGACGCCTATCTAGGGCTACTTACTCTTGATGGCACTTTAGTGAATGTTGGTGCGCCTGCTGAGCCGCTTTCGCTTAATGTGTTCAATTTAATCGGTCATCGTCGTTCGTTTGCTGGTTCGATGATTGGCGGTATCCGTGAGACTCAAGAAATGTTGGAGTTCTGTGCAAAACATAACATTGTTCCGAGTATTGAAGTGATTTCAGCTGATCAGATAGATGAAGCGTACGAACGAGTATTAGCTTCAGACGTGAAATATCGATTTGTAATTGATACAAGTACAATATAA
- a CDS encoding MerR family transcriptional regulator, which produces MKTYSIGEIAKQLNLSVHTLRYYDKEGLLPFVKRTSSGTRVFKESDMSALKVIECLKATGMPIKEIKHFIDWCADGDATLQQRYDMFMERKTIVEAQMKELKQTMELIEHKCFYYKTALDAGTEDIHKSEKIVIPATV; this is translated from the coding sequence ATGAAGACATATTCAATCGGCGAAATTGCAAAGCAGTTAAATCTTTCAGTCCATACACTACGTTATTACGATAAAGAGGGACTGTTACCTTTTGTCAAACGTACATCTAGTGGAACAAGGGTATTTAAAGAGTCTGATATGAGCGCTTTAAAAGTCATTGAATGCTTAAAAGCTACCGGGATGCCTATTAAAGAAATAAAGCACTTTATCGATTGGTGTGCAGATGGGGATGCCACGTTACAACAAAGATATGACATGTTTATGGAGCGTAAAACAATTGTAGAAGCACAGATGAAGGAACTCAAACAAACGATGGAACTCATCGAGCATAAGTGCTTCTATTACAAGACTGCATTAGATGCTGGGACAGAAGATATACACAAAAGTGAAAAAATCGTAATTCCCGCTACAGTCTAA